A region from the Vicia villosa cultivar HV-30 ecotype Madison, WI linkage group LG3, Vvil1.0, whole genome shotgun sequence genome encodes:
- the LOC131655000 gene encoding B-box zinc finger protein 20-like, which produces MKIQCDVCEKAEASMFCPSDEAALCHGCDFTIHHANKLATKHSRFPLVHLNSKDYPLCDICQERRGYLFCQEDRAILCRECDVPIHRANEHTQKHNRFLLSGVKLSNNSLDTDSSSTASIGSRYSKPNIKPRSVSNENASSSCNVEDNMASDTGSVSTSSISEYLIETIPGYCFEDFLDASFPPNGFCKSHYSTFQYQDLHVNKFMNGVKENQQVYGCAVPGTGATLLKKSRNCL; this is translated from the exons ATGAAGATCCAATGTGATGTTTGTGAGAAAGCTGAGGCTTCCATGTTTTGTCCTTCAGATGAAGCTGCTCTTTGCCATGGATGTGATTTTACTATCCACCATGCTAACAAACTTGCAACCAAACATTCTCGTTTCCCTCTTGTTCATCTCAACTCCAAAGACTACCCTCTTTGTGATATCTGTCAA GAGAGGCGTGGATATCTATTTTGCCAAGAAGATAGAGCGATTCTATGTAGAGAATGTGACGTTCCAATCCATAGAGCAAATGAACATACACAGAAACACAACAGGTTTCTTCTATCTGGTGTGAAGCTTTCAAACAATTCTTTGGACACAGATTCATCATCCACCGCCAGTATTGGTTCTCGATATTCGAAACCAAACATAAAACCAAGATCAGTTTCAAATGAAAATGCTAGTTCTTCTTGCAATGTTGAAGACAACATGGCTAGTGACACTGGTTCAGTTTCAACAAGCAGCATTTCTGAGTACTTGATTGAAACAATACCTGGTTActgttttgaagattttcttgatgCTTCATTTCCACCAAATGGTTTCTGTAAG AGTCATTATTCAACATTTCAGTACCAAGATCTTCATGTTAACAAGTTTATGAATGGAGTTAAAGAAAACCAGCAAGTTTATGGATGTGCAGTACCAGGAACTGGTGCtacattattaaaaaaatctagAAACTGTTTGTAA
- the LOC131657636 gene encoding uncharacterized protein LOC131657636, which yields MEEANRIKDILKTYENASGQVVNFEKSEVSFSRNMGEEIRDTVRNCLGISIVSNHSKYLGLPIMFGRSKKEVFAMVVERVWKKIKGWKEKFLSSAGKEVLIKAVAQAIHTYVMSCYKIPESVFHEIESLIARFWWAQSKEKERCTEYYGARDVVQRGACWRIGNGEKVNILKDRWIPNNTGFKILAVVNNVAENACVSDLIDKNLGSWKKEAIQNIFPAEEAKKIVSISLSMTPNEENMMWHFEKSGDFSVKTAYHATRTHKDSLQPGPPLQQIINSRT from the exons ATGGAGGAAGCGAACCGGATCAAAGATATCCTCAAAACCTATGAAAATGCTTCAGGTCAAGTGGTGAACTTTGAAAAGTCAGAAGTTTCATTCAGCAGGAATATGGGGGAGGAGATTAGGGATACTGTCCGTAACTGTCTAGGGATTAGCATTGTGTCAAATCACTCTAAATATCTTGGGTTGCCGATCATGTTTGGACGGTCAAAGAAGGAAGTATTTGCGATGGTGGTGGAGAGGGTGTGGAAAAAGATTAAAGGTTGGAAGGAAAAATTCCTGTCTTCTGCCGGAAAAGAAGTCCTCATAAAGGCTGTCGCCCAAGCAATCCATACGTATGTCATGAGCTGCTACAAGATCCCGGAGTCAGTTTTCCATGAGATTGAGTCTTTGATTGCTAGATTTTGGTGGGCGCAAAGCAAGGAGAAAGAAAGATGCACTG AGTATTATGGAGCTAGAGATGTAGTTCAACGAGGCGCATGTTGGAGGATAGGAAACGGGGAGAAGGTAAACATTCTGAAGGACAGGTGGATTCCTAATAACACAGGTTTCAAAATTCTGGCTGTTGTGAATAATGTTGCGGAGAATGCCTGTGTTAGTGATCTCATAGACAAGAATCTTGGAAGTTGGAAGAAGGAAGCAATCCAAAACATCTTCCCTGCAGAGGAGGCGAAGAAGATAGTGAGCATTTCGTTGTCAATGACACCCAATGAGGAGAATATGATGTGGCACTTTGAGAAGAGTGGAGATTTTTCAGTTAAAACTGCATACCACGCCACACGCACACACAAAGATTCTCTCCAGCCTGGCCCTCCACTCCAGCAAATCATAAACTCTAGAACCTGA
- the LOC131660429 gene encoding kinesin-like protein KIN-7D, mitochondrial yields the protein MASSSRARSSSPFSHRKPSTPYSSTSSSSSLTNGRIIPRSSSSTTSSFFNPGGRSTTPSRGRSESTNYGSRGYRDRSPVAFGAEELIVDPVDASRSADSISVTIRFRPLSEREYNKGDEIAWYADGDKIVRNEYNPATAYAFDRVFGPHTVSDEVYEVAAKPVVKAAMEGVNGTVFAYGVTSSGKTHTMHGDHNSPGIIPLAIKDVFSMIQDTPGREFLLRVSYLEIYNEVINDLLDPTGQNLRVREDSQGTYVEGIKEEVVLSPGHALSFIAAGEEHRHVGSNNFNLFSSRSHTIFTLMVESSAHGDDYDGVIFSQLNLIDLAGSESSKTETTGLRRKEGSYINKSLLTLGTVIGKLSEGKASHVPYRDSKLTRLLQSSLSGHGHVSLICTITPASSNMEETHNTLKFASRAKRVEIYASRNKIIDEKSLIKKYQREISVLKLELDQLKKGMLVGVSHEEIMTLKQKLEEGQVKMQSRLEEEEDAKAALMSRIQRLTKLILVSSKNAIPGYLTEAPNHQRSHSFGEEDKLDAFRDGMLIESDSKKDTSAVSSHLFHDGRHKRSSSRWNDEFSPTSSAITESTQAGELISKTNLAAGGVSMSDQMDLLVEQVKMLAGDIAFNTSTLKRLIEQSVNDPDGSKSQIENLEREIQEKRKQMRLLEQRLTETGESSMANSSLVEMQQTVSRLMTQCNEKAFELEIKSADNRVLQEQLNDKSSENKELQEKLKQLEQQLAASSNGTSLSSEQYASGEHTTELKKKIQSQEIENEKLKLEQVHLSEENSGLRVQNQKLSEEASYAKELASAAAVELKNLAGEVTKLSLQNAKLEKELMTVRDLANSRAAIQTVNGVNRKYSDARSGRKGRISSRVNDISGAGLDDFESWSLDADDLRLELQARKQREAALEAALSEKEFVEEEFRKKTEEAKKREEALENDLANMWVLVAKLKKDGGTVPESNIDKKIDGAQNFNDRKTNDNECNFVSKEQLLDVSKPHGEIPKEEPLVVRLKARMQEMKEKELKHLGNGDANSHICKVCFESPTAAILLPCRHFCLCKSCSLACSECPICRTNITDRLFAFTS from the exons ATGGCGTCTTCCTCCCGAGCACGGAGTAGCTCGCCGTTTTCTCATCGGAAACCTTCAACTCCTTACTCTTCcacttcttcgtcttcttctcttACTAACGGAAGGATAATACCTCGTTCTTCGTCTTCCACTACGTCGTCGTTTTTTAACCCTGGAGGTCGATCCACCACTCCGAGTCGAGGTCGGAGTGAGTCAACGAATTACGGCTCGCGCGGTTATAGAGATCGTTCTCCGGTTGCGTTTGGGGCGGAGGAGTTGATTGTTGACCCTGTCGATGCGTCTAGGTCAGCGGATAGCATTTCCGTCACGATTCGGTTTCGTCCGTTGAG TGAAAGAGAGTATAATAAAGGAGATGAGATCGCTTGGTATGCGGATGGAGATAAGATTGTTAGAAATGAATATAATCCAGCTACTGCTTATGCATTTG ATAGAGTTTTTGGACCACATACCGTATCAGATGAGGTGTATGAAGTAGCTGCCAAACCTGTGGTGAAGGCTGCCATGGAAGGTGTCAATG GAACTGTGTTTGCCTATGGTGTGACCAGTAGTGGTAAGACTCATACTATGCAT GGTGATCATAATTCTCCCGGTATAATACCATTAGCCATAAAGGATGTTTTCAGCATGATTCAAGAT ACTCCAGGAAGAGAATTCTTACTTCGAGTGTCATATCTAGAAATATACAATGAG GTGATAAATGATTTGCTTGACCCAACTGGTCAAAATTTACGGGTCAGAGAAGATTCACAG GGAACTTATGTTGAGGGTATAAAGGAAGAGGTTGTTCTATCTCCTGGACATGCCCTTTCTTTTATTGCTGCTGGAGAAG AGCATCGTCATGTTGGATCGAATAACTTTAATCTCTTTAGCAGCCGGAGTCACACAATATTCACGCTG ATGGTTGAAAGTAGTGCCCACGGTGATGATTATGATGGAGTGATATTCTCTCAGCTT AATTTGATTGATTTGGCTGGATCTGAAAGTTCCAAAACTGAAACAACTGGATTAAGAAGAAAAGAAGGATCTTACATCAACAAAAGTCTTTTGACACTTGGAACA GTTATAGGCAAATTGAGCGAGGGGAAAGCATCTCATGTTCCGTATCGAGATTCAAAGCTAACCCGCCTCTTGCAATCTTCTCTTAGTGGGCACGGCCATGTTTCA CTTATATGCACTATAACTCCTGCCTCCAGCAATATGGAGGAAACTCATAATACTTTGAAGTTTGCCAGCAGGGCGAAACGAGTAGAAATATATGCGTCACGTAATAAG ATCATTGACGAAAAGTCTCTAATTAAGAAATACCAGAGAGAAATTTCTGTTCTCAAACTAGAACTTGATCAACTAAAAAAGGGAATGCTAGTTGGTGTCAGTCACGAGGAGATTATGACCTTAAAGCAGAAG TTGGAAGAAGGTCAAGTGAAAATGCAGTCAAGATTAGAAGAAGAGGAGGATGCCAAGGCTGCTCTTATGAGTAGGATTCAGAGGCTAACCAAACTCATTTTGGTTTCTTCAAAGAATGCAATTCCTGGATATCTGACTGAAGCTCCTAACCACCAGCGAAGTCACTCTTTTGGCGAGGAAGAT aAACTTGATGCCTTTCGGGATGGTATGTTGATTGAAAGTGATAGTAAAAAAGATACTTCTGCAGTGTCATCACATCTGTTTCATGATGGTAGACATAAAAGATCATCAAGTAGATGGAATGATGAATTCTCCCCAACTAGTAGTGCTATTACTGAATCAACACAAGCTGGTGAACTGATCAGCAAAACAAATCTGGCAGCA GGTGGGGTGTCAATGTCTGATCAGATGGATCTTCTTGTTGAGCAAGTCAAGATGCTAGCTGGAGATATTGCTTTCAATACCAGCACTCTGAAGCGCTTGATAGAGCAATCTGTAAATGACCCTGATGGATCCAAAAGTCAG ATTGAAAACTTAGAACGTGAAATCCAAGAAAAAAGGAAGCAAATGAGGTTGTTAGAGCAAAGATTAACAGAGACTGGTGAATCATCTATGGCTAATTCATCACTAGTTGAAATGCAGCAG ACAGTCTCAAGACTAATGACCCAGTGCAATGAAAAAGCCTTTGAGTTGGAG ATCAAATCTGCAGACAACCGTGTCCTTCAGGAGCAGCTAAATGATAAG tcttctgaaaacaaagagttgCAAGAAAAGTTGAAACAACTTGAGCAGCAACTGGCAGCAAGTTCTAACGGTACATCATTATCTTCTGAACAATATGCATCTGGAGAACACACTACTGAGTTAAAAAAGAAGATACAATCCCAG GAAATTGAAAATGAGAAACTTAAGTTAGAGCAAGTTCACTTGTCAGAAGAGAATAGTGGGTTGCGTGTGCAGAATCAGAAACTATCTGAAGAAGCTTCTTATGCCAAAGAATTGGCCTCTGCTGCTGCTGTAGAGCTGAAGAATTTGGCTGGGGAAGTGACAAAACTTTCATTGCAGAATGCAAAATTGGAAAAAGAATTGATGACTGTACGAGACCTGGCCAACTCCCGTGCTGCCATTCAAACGGTTAATGGTGTTAACCGCAAGTACAGTGATGCAAGATCTGGGAGGAAGGGGAGGATTTCTAGTCGTGTTAATGACATTTCAGGAGCTGGACTAGATGACTTTGAGTCATGGAGTCTTGATGCTGATGATTTGAGGCTAGAACTGCAGGCCAGGAAACAGAGAGAGGCTGCTCTAGAGGCTGCATTGTCTGAGAAGGAATTTGTGGAAGAGGAGTTCAGGAAAAAaactgaagaagccaagaaaagAGAGGAAGCCTTGGAGAACGATTTAGCTAATATGTGGGTCCTTGTTGCTAAGTTAAAAAAAGACGGCGGAACTGTCCCTGAATCAAacattgataaaaaaattgatgGGGCTCAAAATTTTAACGATCGAAAAACTAATGACAATGAATGTAATTTTGTCTCTAAGGAGCAACTTTTGGATGTATCTAAACCACATGGTgaaattccaaaggaagagcccCTGGTTGTGCGTCTCAAG GCTCGTATGCAAGAGATGAAGGAAAAAGAACTCAAGCACCTTGGAAATGGTGATGCAAATTCCCATATTTGTAAAGTATGTTTTGAATCTCCTACTGCTGCTATTCTTCTTCCATGCCGACATTTTTGTT TGTGTAAATCATGTTCACTAGCTTGTTCTGAGTGTCCCATATGCCGCACGAATATTACAGATAGACTTTTTGCTTTTACATCCTGA